The Thalassotalea sp. LPB0316 nucleotide sequence TTTTAAACTTGCTTGTTGTTTTAGTAGTTTACTGAGTTTTTCTTTATTTTCAGCATTATAGAGAGAAGTGTCGCTTAGTGATAGCTCTATTTCGGCTAATTCATTTTGCCACTTTTGGGTCTCTTTCTCGAGCTTGTCGGCCTGCTTTTTCAGCGGTGCTGCTTGTTGTCTTAACTGGGCTTGAGCTTGGCGCTGGGCTTTTTTATCAACACTAACTGACGTTTCTTTTTTATTGCTTTGTAGCGCCGTTTTTTTATCGTCGTTCAACCATTGTTGATAATCATCAATATCGCCTGAAAAAGGCGCTGCTTGACCATTGGCGACAATATAGAACTCGTCGACACACGATTCTAATAAATAGCGATCATGCGCTATCAGGATAATCGCACCATTAAATTCTTGTAGGGCTAAAACCAATGCTTGACGCATCTCTAAATCTAAATGGTTGGTTGGCTCATCGAGCAACAAAAGTTGCGGTTTTTCAAGCACAATTAGCGCTAATACCAAGCGGGCTTTTTCACCGCCAGACATGGTGGCGACATCGCTAAGTGCTTGCTCGCCTTGAAAACCAAAACTGCCTAAATGGGTTCTCGCTTGTAATTCCGTCATATCTTTGTGAACGCGCAAAATATGCTCAACACCATTGGAACCGTGATGAAGTTGCTCAAGTTGATGCTGAGAAAAGTAACCAATTTTGAGCTCTTGTGCCTGATGACGAGTACCACAAAGGATTGGAATATCACCGGCAAGTGACTTAATTAGTGTTGACTTACCTGCGCCGTTTCGGCCGAGTAAACCAATTCGGCTGCCTGGAACTAAGGTTAACTTAGCCTTCTCGATGATCACAGTATCGCTACCATAGCCGCAGTCAGCTTCGTCAATCGACAATAACGGATAGGGCATGTGGTCAGGTTGTTTGAAATGAAAAGTAAACTGACTATCGACATGTGCCGGTGCCAAGTCAGGCAGTTTTTGTAAACGTTTTAAGCGACTTTGCGCCTGTTTGGCTTTACTGGCTTTAGCGCGAAAACGATCAACAAATGCTGTGAGGTGAGCAACTTCTTTTTGTTGTTTTTGATATTGCGCTTCTTGCTGCGCTAATTGCTCAGCACGTTGGCGCTCAAAACTCGTGTAATTACCTGCGTATAATTTGGCTTTTTGATGCTCGAAGTGAAGAATTTGGCCAACAACATCGTCGAGAAAATCACGATCGTGGGAAATTAACACCAAAGTACCATCAAAGCGTTTTAGCCAGCGTTGTAGCCAAATAACGGCATCTAAATCCAAGTGGTTTGTCGGCTCGTCGAGTAGCAAAAGATCAGCACGTGAAATGAGTGCTTGGGCTAAGTTTAGCCGCATCCGCCAACCACCTGAAAAGTCTTTAACCGGTGTCGCAAGTTGATGCTGTTCAAACCCTAAACCATGGAGTAATTCGCCAGCTCTTGCTGGCAAGCTATAACCGTTAATCGTATCGATTTGATTGATGATTAACGCTTCTTTACTGCCGTTGTTGAGTTCACGCGCTTGGGCTAATTCGTTTTCAAGTTGACGAAATTCAACATCGCCGTCGATAACATAATCGAGTGCTGATTGCTCTAGCGCTGGGGTTTCTTGTTTAACTGTTGCTATTTTCCACTGGCTTGGCAGCGTAAGATCGCCAGCTTCTGGTTGTAGTTGACCCAAAAGTGCAGCAAAAAATGAGGATTTACCACAGCCATTAGCGCCAACTAAGCCAACCTTGTGTTTTGGGTGGATAGTGAAGCTTGCATCGGTGATCAGATTTTTGGTACCGCGATCAAGCGTGAGTTGGCTAGCATTAATCAATGGATTTCCTTAAAAAAGCTATTTCAATTGGTATTAATACTATTGTCGCTTTTACCCGTAGGGTTATTCAAGGTAAAATCGACACTCTGGCAAATTAATTACCAGTTTCAAAAGACGAAAGAGACAATTGTGAAAAAACGATTTATTGCAGGCGCCATCTGCCCAAAATGTAAAGCGATGGACACCATGGCTTTAACCAAAGAAAACAATATTGAAAAAGTAACGTGTGTCAGTTGCGGAGAGCAAATGGTGCAGCCTGAAGCACACGTAGAAAAAGCAACCCGTGAAAATGAGCAAATGATCGGTATTTTTACGCCAGAGTAGCGAAAAAATCGCCACTGCCGAACGGTGGTATCGGGGATCTCCCAAAGGCGACTCAGGCTTAAATAACTCGTCATTCCCGAATGTTGTTATCGGGAATCTGCTGAAAGTGGCGAAAGGCTATTGATTAGAAAGAAAATCGAGGCTAATCTCATCCAGCTTTCCAGCTTTCCAGCTTTCCAGCTTTCCAGCTTTCCAACCTTCCAACCTTCCAACTTTCAAACATACCAAGATTAATAATGTGGCGGTGGTGGCTCGTCTTCTGGGCGCGCCATAATACTACTGTTGCTATTCGACTTAATCCGCTGAGCAATGAGTTTCATATGCTCTTTTAACTCTGCAATATCTTTCTGATGTACGGCAAGCTCATGATTTAATTGCTCTATTACATCATCTTGAAACGCGTTACGCGCTTCTAAAGCATCAATTCGCGCTTCGAGCTGCGCTATGTGGTCTAAGTGGTTGGTCATTAGGTGTATGTTCGTCTGTGAGTGGCAGCGCTTAGGGTTCAAATAACCAGCGTTCTGCATAGCCTGCCGAGCTTTCGGTAATAATCACATTATTATCGCTAAAAGCGGCGGCGTAAACAACAGCGCCAGCTGGGCGAATGTCTTTTCTCGGCGTTACTCGCCATGAGCTCAATCGCTTACCACTAGCGATATCCCAAACACTTACCTTGCGCGAAGGCGCACCAGTAAGTAACTGCTTACCATCAGGGGAGAAGCTAATAGTACTAAAGATCTCTTGGCGGTTAGTATATTTCAATGAGCTGATTTTCTCGCCGGTTTTTAAGTCCCAAATATGGGCATCTTTTTTACTATCTGCGCTAAAAGCAAAGCGACCTTTTGGATCTAGTGCCACTTTCGTCACGCGTGAAGGATGATTGAAACGATAAATAACTTGGCCTGATAGTGTGTCCCAGACATAAGCAACAAAGTCATTTGAGCCCGACATAGCGACACGACCATTAGGTAGCATGTCTACCGAGTTGATTTTTTCTTGATGGCCTAAAAACTCTAGGCGACGACCGCTTGCAAGCGTAATGTGGACAACTTTATTGTTCGATTGGCCAACCAATAGATAGTTACCATTGTTGGCAATGGCAACGTCGCGAATATTAGATTCACTAATCTGCCAAAAGCCTTCAGATTGCCCGGTGGCTAAGTTCCAAAGCGAAAAGTTCTCCCGGCTTGCGGTGATTGCATGTGAATTATTGTCGGCAATATCAATGGCTAACACGAGGTTGTCACTAGAGTTTTGCTGTTGTGACCAAGTGTACTTTAACGCGTTGTTTTTAAGATCCCAGACACTAATGCCATGATGGATTGATGAGACAACAGACAGCGAAGCATCGTTTGAGATGTCTGCGTCATAAGCGCCTTCAACAGCGTGTTGCCATTGAGTGAGTGGCTGCTTGTTAACATCTTGGCAGGCGAGTAAAAGTGATGAAATAATCACCAGTTTTAATGTTCTGAAACACTTATTGCGAAAGCACAACATATTAATACTTTTTTATCCTTTTGTTTCTCGTTAGTATAAGGTGTTTTTCACTATATAGATCAAGATATTTATCGTGATACTTGAGGAATTTCTTCAAGCAAGCGGTTTAAACGGAGAATTCGATGAAATTATTAAAACCTACCCTAGTTGCGGTAGCTCTTGTATCAGTTTTAGGCTGTCAGCAGGAAGCAAAGCAAGAAGCACCTGCTAAAGTTGTGCTAGAAACTGAAATTCAAAAACAAGCTTACGGCTTAGGTGCGTCAATCGGTATGTACATGGAGCGTAACTTAGAAGAGCACCAACGTTTAGGCTTAGCGCTTGATAAGCAGTTGATCATCGATGGTTTTGTTGAAAGCATCAATGGCGAGTCACAAATCGCAAAAGAAGATATTCAAGGTTTGTTAATGGCTTTAGACCAAGAAATGAAAGCCAAGCAAACAGAAATGGCACAAGTTGAAGCGGAAAAGAGCTTAGCAGAAGGCCAAAAATACTTAGATGAAAATGCTAAGCGCGAGGGCGTTCAAGTAACTGATTCTGGTATTCAGTACGAAGTGTTAGTCGCAGCAGAAGGTGATAAGCCGCTAGCAGAAGATACCGTTGTAGTGCACTACAAAGGTACTTTCTTAAACGGTGAAACGTTTGATAGCTCATACGAGCGAGGCCAACCAGCGGTATTCCCATTAAATCGCGTCATTCCAGGTTGGACTGAAGGTGTGCAATTAATGTCAGTTGGTTCTAAGTACAAGTTTACAATTCCTTCAGACTTAGCATACGGCCCACAAGGTAACCCACCGCGTATCCCGGGTAACTCAGTATTAGAGTTTGAAATTGAATTATTAGAAATCCAAAAAGCACAAGCGCCTGTTGAAGTAGGTG carries:
- a CDS encoding SlyX family protein; protein product: MTNHLDHIAQLEARIDALEARNAFQDDVIEQLNHELAVHQKDIAELKEHMKLIAQRIKSNSNSSIMARPEDEPPPPHY
- a CDS encoding ATP-binding cassette domain-containing protein, whose product is MINASQLTLDRGTKNLITDASFTIHPKHKVGLVGANGCGKSSFFAALLGQLQPEAGDLTLPSQWKIATVKQETPALEQSALDYVIDGDVEFRQLENELAQARELNNGSKEALIINQIDTINGYSLPARAGELLHGLGFEQHQLATPVKDFSGGWRMRLNLAQALISRADLLLLDEPTNHLDLDAVIWLQRWLKRFDGTLVLISHDRDFLDDVVGQILHFEHQKAKLYAGNYTSFERQRAEQLAQQEAQYQKQQKEVAHLTAFVDRFRAKASKAKQAQSRLKRLQKLPDLAPAHVDSQFTFHFKQPDHMPYPLLSIDEADCGYGSDTVIIEKAKLTLVPGSRIGLLGRNGAGKSTLIKSLAGDIPILCGTRHQAQELKIGYFSQHQLEQLHHGSNGVEHILRVHKDMTELQARTHLGSFGFQGEQALSDVATMSGGEKARLVLALIVLEKPQLLLLDEPTNHLDLEMRQALVLALQEFNGAIILIAHDRYLLESCVDEFYIVANGQAAPFSGDIDDYQQWLNDDKKTALQSNKKETSVSVDKKAQRQAQAQLRQQAAPLKKQADKLEKETQKWQNELAEIELSLSDTSLYNAENKEKLSKLLKQQASLKADIEEHEMLWLELAEQIEDIMSGT
- a CDS encoding WD40 repeat domain-containing protein, which encodes MLCFRNKCFRTLKLVIISSLLLACQDVNKQPLTQWQHAVEGAYDADISNDASLSVVSSIHHGISVWDLKNNALKYTWSQQQNSSDNLVLAIDIADNNSHAITASRENFSLWNLATGQSEGFWQISESNIRDVAIANNGNYLLVGQSNNKVVHITLASGRRLEFLGHQEKINSVDMLPNGRVAMSGSNDFVAYVWDTLSGQVIYRFNHPSRVTKVALDPKGRFAFSADSKKDAHIWDLKTGEKISSLKYTNRQEIFSTISFSPDGKQLLTGAPSRKVSVWDIASGKRLSSWRVTPRKDIRPAGAVVYAAAFSDNNVIITESSAGYAERWLFEP
- a CDS encoding FKBP-type peptidyl-prolyl cis-trans isomerase: MKLLKPTLVAVALVSVLGCQQEAKQEAPAKVVLETEIQKQAYGLGASIGMYMERNLEEHQRLGLALDKQLIIDGFVESINGESQIAKEDIQGLLMALDQEMKAKQTEMAQVEAEKSLAEGQKYLDENAKREGVQVTDSGIQYEVLVAAEGDKPLAEDTVVVHYKGTFLNGETFDSSYERGQPAVFPLNRVIPGWTEGVQLMSVGSKYKFTIPSDLAYGPQGNPPRIPGNSVLEFEIELLEIQKAQAPVEVGAGE
- a CDS encoding YheV family putative zinc ribbon protein, with amino-acid sequence MKKRFIAGAICPKCKAMDTMALTKENNIEKVTCVSCGEQMVQPEAHVEKATRENEQMIGIFTPE